One window of Atribacter laminatus genomic DNA carries:
- a CDS encoding DUF1667 domain-containing protein, whose product MLKLSEAQSKESKQLICTSCPMGCSLRVEKDGEKIVVTGAKCKRGSQYAQDEMLNPKRTVTTTVVVMNGEIRRLPVRTKNPFPLRRISELIQFLSTIEAEAPVHVGQVIATNSLGEGVDIIATRTVLKRSK is encoded by the coding sequence TTGTTGAAATTGTCGGAAGCTCAATCGAAGGAATCTAAACAACTTATTTGTACTTCCTGTCCTATGGGATGTTCTCTTCGAGTTGAAAAAGATGGAGAAAAAATAGTGGTTACTGGTGCAAAATGCAAACGGGGAAGTCAGTACGCACAAGATGAAATGCTTAATCCAAAAAGAACAGTGACAACAACAGTTGTTGTTATGAACGGGGAAATCCGACGGCTTCCAGTTCGAACTAAAAACCCCTTTCCCCTTCGACGTATCTCAGAATTGATACAATTTCTTTCGACTATAGAAGCCGAGGCACCAGTTCATGTTGGTCAAGTTATTGCAACCAATAGTTTAGGAGAAGGTGTTGATATAATAGCTACTCGAACGGTTTTGAAACGATCCAAATGA